Proteins encoded in a region of the Suncus etruscus isolate mSunEtr1 chromosome 1, mSunEtr1.pri.cur, whole genome shotgun sequence genome:
- the OSBPL7 gene encoding LOW QUALITY PROTEIN: oxysterol-binding protein-related protein 7 (The sequence of the model RefSeq protein was modified relative to this genomic sequence to represent the inferred CDS: deleted 1 base in 1 codon) encodes MDFQDRDPPSLAESVQSTKPSSIHQASELWEVVEEPRGRLGPEGLLPQRQEGHLLKKRKWPLKGWHKRYFVLEDGILHYATTRQDVTKGKLHGSIDVRLSVMSINRKAQRIDLDTEDNIYHLKIKSQDVFQSWVAQLRAHRLAQRLDMSRGSLPSTAHRKVPGAQTAGGTAALPGLGPREKVSSWLRGSDGLDRCSHELSECQGKLQELHRLLQGLESLHRIPSAPVIPTHQASVTTERPKKGKRTSRMWCTQSFAKDDTIGRVARLHGSVPNLSRYLESRDPSGPRGLPPPDYAHLQRSFWALAQKVHTSLSSVLAALTNERDRLRDLHQGSELPRLGVSEASTGSRRLHSLSISSDTTVDSFSSLNPEEQEALYMKGRELTPQLSQSSVLSLADSHTEFFDACEVLLSASSSENEGSEEEESCASEVTTSLSEELLELRGAEPWQKGVCVPGRAPGPPRRRCLPAASGPGADVSLWNILRNNIGKDLSKVSMPVQLNEPLNTLQRLCEELEYSSLLDQASRLADPCERMVYVAAFAVSAYSSTYHRAGCKPFNPVLGETYECERPDRGFRFISEQVSHHPPISACHAESENFIFWQDMKWKNKFWGKSLEIVPVGTVNVRLPRFGDHFEWNKVTSCIHNILSGQRWIEHYGEVLIRNTQDNSCHCKITFCKAKYWSSNVHEVQGAVFSRSGRVLHRLFGKWHEGLYRGPPASGQCIWKPNSMPPNHERNFGFTQFALELNELTSELKRSLPSTDTRLRPDQRYLEEGNIQAAEAQKRRIEQLQRDRRRVMEENNIAHQARFFRRQTDSSGKEWWVTNNTYWRLRAEPGYGNLDGAVLW; translated from the exons ATGGACTTCCAGGATCGGGACCCCCCATCCCTGGCCGAGAGTGTCCAGTCTACAAAGCCCAGCAGCATCCATCAG GCCTCAGAGCTGTGGGAAGTGGTGGAGGAACCTCGGGGTAGGCTGGGGCCTGAGGGGCTCTTGCCCCAACGACAGGAAGGTCACCTGCTGAAGAAGAGGAAGTGGCCTCTGAAGGGCTGGCACAAG AGATACTTTGTCCTGGAAGATGGAATCCTGCACTACGCAACTACCCGGCAGGAT GTTACCAAGGGAAAGCTCCATGGCTCCATTGATGTCCGATTGTCCGTCATGTCCATCAACAGAAAGGCCCAACGCATTGACCTGGACACCGAAGACAATATCTACCACCTCAAG ATCAAATCCCAGGATGTGTTCCAGAGCTGGGTGGCCCAGCTGCGTGCCCACCGCCTGGCCCAGCGCCTGGACATGTCACGAGGCTCACTGCCCAGCACTGCTCACCGCAAG GTTCCTGGTGCCCAAACAGCAGGGGGCACTGCGGCTCTCCCTGGGCTGGGGCCACGGGAGAAGGTGTCCTCCTGGCTGAGGGGCAGCGATGGGCTGGATCGCTGTTCCCATG AGCTCTCCGAGTGCCAGGGCAAGCTCCAGGAGCTGCACCGGCTCCTCCAGGGCCTGGAATCCCTACATCGAATCCCCTCTGCCCCTGTCATCCCCACACACCAG GCCTCCGTGACAACCGAGAGGCCCAAGAAGGGGAAGCGGACGAGCCGAATGTGGTGCACCCAGAGCTTTGCCAAAGATGATACCATTGGACGG GTCGCGCGTCTCCACGGCTCAGTCCCCAACCTGTCTCGTTATCTGGAGTCCCGGGACCCCTCAGGTCCCCGAGGACTTCCGCCCCCTGACTATGCTCACCTGCAGCGTAGTTTCTGGGCCCTGGCCCAGAAGG TGCACACCTCCCTCAGCAGTGTCCTGGCTGCCCTGACCAATGAGCGGGACCGACTCAGGGACCTGCACCAAGGCTCCGAGCTGCCAAGGCTGGGG GTCTCTGAGGCCTCCACTGGCTCGAGGCGCCTCCATTCTCTTTCCATTTCCTCGGACACCACTGTGGACTCCTTCAGCTCCCTGAACCCTGAAGAG CAGGAAGCTCTGTACATGAAGGGCCGAGAGCTGACCCCCCAGCTCTCCCAAAGCAGCGTCCTGTCCCTCGCCGACTCACACACAGAGTTCTTTGATGCCTGTGAGGTCCTCTTGTCCGCCAGCTCTTCTGAGAATGAG GGCTCTGAGGAAGAGGAATCGTGCGCCAGCGAAGTCACCACCAGCCTGTCAGAGGAGCTGCTGGAGCTCAGGGGAGCAGAGCCATGGCAGAAAG GGGTGTGTGTTCCAGGGAGAGCCCCCGGA CCCCCCCGCCGCCGTTGCCTGCCAGCGGCCAGCGGCCCAGGAGCTGACGTGAGCCTGTGGAACATCCTGCGAAACAACATCGGCAAAGACCTGTCCAAGGTGTCGATGCCCGTGCAGCTCAACGAGCCGCTCAACACGCTGCAGCGGTTGTGCGAAGAGCTGGAGTACAGCAGCCTTTTGGACCAGGCCAGCCGCCTGGCTGACCCCTGCGAGCGCATG GTATACGTGGCCGCCTTCGCTGTATCAGCCTACTCATCCACCTATCACCGGGCAGGCTGCAAACCCTTCAACCCTGTCCTAGGAGAGACCTATGAGTGTGAGCGGCCTGACCGGGGCTTCCGCTTCATCAGTGAGCAG GTCTCTCACCATCCCCCCATCTCTGCGTGCCATGCGGAGTCTGAGAACTTCATCTTCTGGCAAG ACATGAAGTGGAAAAACAAGTTTTGGGGCAAATCTCTCGAGATTGTGCCAGTGGGGACAGTCAATGTACGCCTGCCCAG GTTCGGGGATCACTTTGAGTGGAACAAGGTGACATCTTGCATCCACAACATCCTAAGCGGCCAGCGCTGGATTGAGCACTATGGGGAGGTGCTGATCCGGAATACCCAGGACAACTCCTGCCACTGCAAAATCACCTTCTGCAAG GCCAAGTACTGGAGCTCCAATGTCCACGAGGTGCAGGGCGCCGTGTTCAGCCGGAGTGGCCGTGTCCTCCATCGGCTCTTTGGGAAGTGGCACGAGGGGCTATACCGAGGACCCCCAGCCAGTGGTCAGTGCATCTGGAAGCCCA ACTCGATGCCCCCAAACCACGAGCGAAACTTCGGCTTCACTCAGTTTGCCTTGGAGCTGAACGAGCTGACATCGGAGCTGAAACGGTCGCTGCCTTCTACGGACACTCGGCTCCGGCCAGACCAGAG GTACTTGGAAGAAGGGAACATCCAGGCTGCTGAAGCCCAGAAGAGAAGGATTGAGCAGCTGCAGCGAGACCGGCGCCGAGTGATGGAGGAGAACAACATTGCCCACCAGGCTCGCTTTTTCAG GCGGCAGACGGACAGCAGCGGGAAGGAGTGGTGGGTGACCAACAACACGTACTGGCGACTTCGGGCTGAACCCGGCTACGGGAACCTTGACGGGGCGGTGCTCTGGTAG